From Pseudobacteriovorax antillogorgiicola:
TTCATTAGAGAGATTTGGCGCTGAAAAAGGGTTATGGCTTCGTCAAACTCTTGCTTTGAGATAAAGCCTTCCTTTACGAGTAGAGAAATGTCATCTAGATCCTGACCATCGGGGCGATCGATCATTGGGAATATTTTTGATAGGAGAAGGTCTGGTTTATAGGGAACGTAGAGCTTAACAGCACTGCCTTCGTATACAAGGCTGTGAAACGGATTTCTACCTGACCTTAGGAAGTCTTGAGCCAAGTTAGAAACATTGTCATTTAGCCATCTTTGAGGAATATCCTGCTCAAGTGCAAATGCTTTAGATAAACGCTTGATGTCTTCTGGGATTTTCGTAATTGTATCGATGTCCCCCGTTACTTT
This genomic window contains:
- a CDS encoding DUF6036 family nucleotidyltransferase, which encodes MTDPIDTTILDSFDFYLNKHDKSFTASIVGGGAIYLIARAKVTGDIDTITKIPEDIKRLSKAFALEQDIPQRWLNDNVSNLAQDFLRSGRNPFHSLVYEGSAVKLYVPYKPDLLLSKIFPMIDRPDGQDLDDISLLVKEGFISKQEFDEAITLFQRQISLMNPDEKDEAEIVVQIVENERDKLFPIPTKIPKLPITPSKEKSQTDKKICQVVGCNNPVHFRPRTDPKRRKKGYCTQCFNQRS